A part of Escherichia marmotae genomic DNA contains:
- the hybO gene encoding hydrogenase 2 small subunit → MTGDNTLIHSHGINRRDFMKLCAALAATMGLSSKAAAEMAESVTNPQRPPVIWIGAQECTGCTESLLRATHPTVENLVLETISLEYHEVLSAAFGHQVEENKHNALEKYKGQYVLVVDGSIPLKDNGIYCMVAGEPIVDHIRKAAEGAAAIIAIGSCSAWGGVAAAGVNPTGAVSLQEVLPGKTVINIPGCPPNPHNFLATVAHIITYGKPPKLDNKNRPTFAYGRLIHEHCERRPHFDAGRFAKEFGDDGHREGWCLYHLGCKGPETYGNCSTLQFCDVGGVWPVAIGHPCYGCNEEGIGFHKGIHQLANVENQTPRSQKPDVNAKEGGNVSAGAIGLLGGVVGLVAGVSVMAVRELGRQQKKDNADSRGE, encoded by the coding sequence ATGACTGGAGATAACACCCTCATCCATTCTCACGGCATTAATCGCCGTGATTTCATGAAGCTTTGTGCAGCATTAGCCGCCACCATGGGGTTGAGTAGCAAAGCCGCCGCAGAGATGGCCGAATCGGTCACTAACCCGCAGCGCCCGCCGGTTATCTGGATTGGCGCGCAGGAATGTACTGGTTGTACGGAATCTCTGCTTCGTGCAACGCATCCAACGGTAGAAAACCTCGTGCTGGAGACTATCTCTCTGGAATATCACGAAGTGCTCTCCGCCGCTTTCGGCCATCAGGTTGAAGAGAACAAACATAACGCGCTCGAGAAATACAAAGGGCAGTATGTGTTGGTTGTGGATGGTTCCATCCCATTAAAAGATAACGGTATTTACTGCATGGTCGCCGGTGAGCCGATTGTGGATCACATCCGCAAAGCGGCAGAAGGTGCTGCCGCAATTATCGCTATCGGTTCCTGCTCCGCGTGGGGCGGTGTCGCCGCTGCTGGGGTTAACCCAACCGGTGCGGTCAGCCTGCAAGAAGTTCTGCCGGGCAAAACCGTTATCAACATTCCAGGCTGCCCGCCGAACCCGCACAACTTCCTTGCGACCGTTGCGCACATCATCACTTACGGTAAACCGCCGAAGCTGGATAACAAAAACCGTCCGACCTTCGCCTATGGGCGTCTGATTCACGAACATTGCGAACGTCGCCCGCACTTCGATGCTGGTCGTTTCGCCAAAGAGTTTGGTGATGATGGCCATCGCGAAGGCTGGTGCCTGTACCACCTCGGCTGTAAAGGGCCGGAAACTTACGGTAACTGCTCCACACTGCAATTCTGCGACGTTGGCGGTGTATGGCCGGTGGCGATTGGTCACCCGTGCTACGGCTGTAACGAAGAAGGTATCGGCTTCCATAAAGGCATCCATCAGCTTGCCAACGTCGAAAACCAGACGCCGCGTTCACAGAAACCGGACGTTAACGCTAAAGAGGGCGGCAACGTTTCTGCGGGCGCTATCGGTTTGCTTGGCGGTGTGGTTGGGCTGGTTGCCGGTGTCAGCGTGATGGCGGTGCGTGAACTGGGTCGTCAGCAAAAGAAAGATAACGCTGACTCACGGGGAGAATAA
- the hybA gene encoding hydrogenase 2 operon protein HybA, translating to MNRRNFIKAASCGALLTGALPSVSHAAAENRPPIPGSLGMLYDSTLCVGCQACVTKCQDINFPERNPQGEQTWSNNDKLSPYTNNIIQVWTSGTGVNKDQEENGYAYIKKQCMHCVDPNCVSVCPVSALKKDPKTGIVHYDKDVCTGCRYCMVACPYNVPKYDYNNPFGALHKCELCNQKGVERLDKGGLPGCVEVCPAGAVIFGTREELMAEAKKRLALKPGSEYHYPRQTLKSGDTYLHTVPKYYPHLYGEKEGGGTQVLVLTGVPYENLDLPKLDDLSTGARSENIQHTLYKGMMLPLAVLAGLTVLVRRNTKNDHHDGGDDHES from the coding sequence GTGAACAGACGTAATTTTATTAAAGCAGCCTCCTGCGGGGCATTGCTGACGGGCGCATTGCCGTCTGTCAGCCATGCGGCTGCTGAAAACCGCCCGCCAATTCCGGGATCGCTGGGAATGTTGTATGACTCGACCTTGTGCGTAGGCTGCCAGGCTTGTGTGACTAAGTGTCAGGATATCAACTTCCCGGAACGTAACCCGCAAGGGGAACAGACGTGGTCGAACAACGACAAACTGTCGCCGTATACCAATAACATCATCCAGGTGTGGACCAGCGGCACTGGCGTCAACAAAGACCAGGAAGAGAATGGCTATGCGTACATTAAGAAGCAGTGTATGCACTGCGTCGATCCGAACTGTGTCTCCGTGTGCCCGGTTTCTGCGCTGAAAAAAGATCCGAAAACCGGCATTGTCCATTACGACAAAGACGTGTGCACCGGCTGCCGTTACTGCATGGTCGCCTGCCCGTACAATGTGCCGAAGTACGACTACAACAACCCGTTTGGTGCGCTGCATAAGTGTGAGCTGTGTAACCAGAAAGGTGTGGAGCGTCTCGATAAAGGCGGTCTACCTGGCTGCGTAGAAGTGTGTCCGGCGGGCGCGGTGATTTTTGGTACGCGTGAAGAGCTGATGGCTGAGGCGAAAAAACGCCTGGCGCTGAAGCCTGGCAGCGAATACCACTATCCGCGTCAAACGTTGAAATCTGGCGACACTTACCTGCACACAGTGCCGAAATATTATCCGCATCTGTACGGCGAGAAAGAGGGCGGCGGTACTCAGGTTCTGGTACTGACGGGGGTTCCTTATGAAAATCTCGACTTGCCGAAACTGGACGATCTTTCTACCGGCGCGCGTTCCGAAAATATTCAACACACCCTGTATAAAGGCATGATGCTACCACTGGCTGTGCTGGCGGGCTTAACCGTGCTGGTTCGTCGCAACACCAAAAACGACCATCACGACGGAGGAGACGATCATGAGTCATGA
- the hybB gene encoding Ni/Fe-hydrogenase cytochrome b subunit: MSHDPQPLGGKIISKPVMIFGPLIVICMLLIVKRLVFGLGSVSDLNGGFPWGVWIAFDLLIGTGFACGGWALAWAVYVFNRGQYHPLVRPALLASLFGYSLGGLSITIDVGRYWNLPYFYIPGHFNVNSVLFETAVCMTIYIGVMALEFAPALFERLGWKVSLKRLNKVMFFIIALGALLPTMHQSSMGSLMISAGYKVHPLWQSYEMLPLFSLLTAFIMGFSIVIFEGSLVQAGLRGNGPDEKSLFVKLTNTISVLLAIFIVLRFGELIYRDKLSLAFAGDFYSVIFWIEVLLMLFPLVVLRVAKLRNDSRMLFLSALSALLGCATWRLTYSLVAFNPGGGYAYFPTWEELLISIGFVAIEICAYIVLIRLLPILPPLKQNDHNRHEASKA; this comes from the coding sequence ATGAGTCATGATCCACAACCGCTGGGCGGCAAAATCATCAGTAAACCGGTCATGATTTTTGGACCGTTAATCGTCATTTGTATGCTCCTGATTGTGAAGCGTCTGGTGTTCGGTCTGGGCTCTGTCTCCGACCTGAATGGCGGCTTCCCATGGGGCGTGTGGATTGCGTTTGACCTGCTGATCGGCACCGGTTTCGCCTGTGGCGGCTGGGCGCTGGCGTGGGCGGTATACGTCTTTAACCGTGGACAATACCATCCGCTGGTGCGTCCGGCGCTGTTGGCAAGTTTGTTCGGTTACTCACTGGGTGGCTTGTCGATTACCATCGACGTCGGTCGTTACTGGAACCTGCCGTACTTCTATATTCCGGGTCACTTCAACGTGAACTCGGTACTGTTCGAGACGGCGGTTTGTATGACCATCTACATCGGTGTGATGGCTCTGGAGTTTGCTCCTGCATTGTTTGAACGTCTGGGCTGGAAGGTATCGCTCAAGCGTTTGAACAAGGTGATGTTCTTTATCATCGCGCTTGGCGCGCTGCTGCCGACTATGCACCAGTCTTCCATGGGATCACTGATGATCTCGGCGGGCTACAAAGTGCATCCGCTGTGGCAGAGCTATGAAATGTTGCCGCTGTTCTCGCTGCTGACGGCGTTCATCATGGGCTTCTCGATAGTCATCTTTGAAGGTTCGTTGGTGCAGGCGGGTCTGCGTGGCAACGGGCCGGATGAGAAGAGCCTGTTCGTCAAGTTGACCAACACCATCAGCGTGCTGCTGGCGATTTTCATCGTGCTGCGCTTTGGCGAGTTAATCTATCGCGACAAGCTGTCGTTAGCGTTTGCCGGTGACTTCTACTCCGTCATATTCTGGATTGAAGTCCTGCTGATGCTCTTCCCGCTGGTCGTTCTGCGTGTGGCGAAGCTGCGTAATGATTCACGTATGCTGTTCCTGTCGGCACTGAGCGCACTGTTAGGTTGTGCAACCTGGCGTCTGACCTATTCGCTGGTGGCATTCAACCCTGGCGGCGGTTACGCCTACTTCCCGACGTGGGAAGAACTGTTGATTTCTATTGGTTTTGTGGCTATTGAGATTTGCGCTTACATCGTACTCATTCGTCTACTGCCGATACTTCCTCCTTTAAAACAAAACGATCATAATCGTCATGAGGCGAGCAAAGCATGA
- the hybC gene encoding hydrogenase 2 large subunit: protein MSQRITIDPVTRIEGHLRIDCEIENGVVSKAWASGTMWRGMEEIVKNRDPRDAWMIVQRICGVCTTTHALSSVRAAESALNIDVPVNAQYIRNIILAAHTTHDHIVHFYQLSALDWVDITSALQADPTKASEMLKGVSTWHLNSPEEFTKVQNKIKDLVASGQLGIFANGYWGHPAMKLPPEVNLIAVAHYLQALECQRDANRVVALLGGKTPHIQNLAVGGVANPINLDGLGVLNLERLMYIKSFIDKLSDFVEQVYKVDTAVIAAFYPEWLERGKGAVNYLSVPEFPTDSKNGSFLFPGGYIENADLSSYRPITSHSDEYLIKGIQESAKHSWYKDEAPQAPWEGTTIPAYDGWSDDGKYSWVKSPTFYGKTVEVGPLANMLVKLAAGRESTQNKLNEIVAIYQKLTGNTLEVAQLHSTLGRIIGRTVHCCELQDILQNQYSALITNIGKGDHTTFVKPNIPATGEFKGVGFLEAPRGMLSHWMVIKDGIISNYQAVVPSTWNSGPRNFNDDVGPYEQSLVGTPIADPNKPLEVVRTIHSFDPCMACAVHVVDADGNEVVSVKVL, encoded by the coding sequence ATGAGCCAGAGAATTACTATTGATCCGGTAACCCGTATTGAAGGGCATTTACGCATCGATTGCGAAATCGAAAATGGCGTCGTTTCGAAAGCATGGGCTTCCGGAACCATGTGGCGCGGCATGGAAGAGATCGTGAAAAACCGCGATCCGCGCGATGCCTGGATGATTGTGCAACGTATCTGTGGCGTATGTACCACCACTCACGCGCTCTCTTCTGTTCGTGCGGCAGAGAGTGCGCTGAACATTGACGTTCCGGTTAACGCGCAATACATCCGTAACATTATTCTGGCTGCGCATACCACGCATGACCATATCGTCCATTTCTATCAGCTCTCTGCGCTGGACTGGGTGGACATCACTTCTGCACTGCAAGCTGATCCGACTAAAGCTTCTGAAATGTTGAAAGGTGTTTCGACCTGGCACCTGAACAGCCCGGAAGAGTTCACCAAAGTTCAGAACAAGATCAAAGATCTGGTTGCCAGCGGTCAGTTGGGTATTTTCGCCAATGGCTACTGGGGGCACCCGGCGATGAAACTGCCGCCGGAAGTGAACCTGATTGCGGTAGCGCACTACTTACAGGCGCTGGAGTGCCAGCGTGACGCAAACCGAGTGGTGGCGCTGCTGGGCGGTAAAACGCCGCACATTCAGAACCTGGCGGTAGGTGGGGTCGCTAACCCGATCAACCTCGACGGTCTGGGCGTACTGAACCTTGAGCGCCTGATGTACATCAAGTCCTTCATCGACAAGCTGAGCGACTTTGTTGAGCAGGTTTATAAGGTTGATACTGCCGTTATCGCGGCGTTTTATCCGGAATGGCTGGAGCGCGGTAAAGGTGCGGTGAACTACCTGAGTGTGCCGGAATTCCCGACCGACAGCAAAAACGGTAGCTTCCTGTTCCCTGGCGGATATATCGAAAACGCGGATTTGTCCTCGTATCGTCCGATTACTTCCCATTCCGATGAATACCTGATCAAAGGGATTCAGGAAAGCGCGAAACACTCCTGGTATAAAGACGAAGCACCGCAGGCACCGTGGGAAGGCACAACCATTCCGGCTTACGACGGTTGGTCTGACGACGGTAAATACTCCTGGGTGAAATCACCGACTTTCTACGGCAAAACGGTAGAAGTGGGTCCGCTGGCAAACATGCTGGTGAAACTGGCGGCAGGACGCGAGTCTACCCAGAACAAACTGAATGAAATCGTTGCGATTTATCAGAAACTGACGGGCAACACGCTGGAAGTGGCGCAACTGCACTCCACGCTGGGGCGTATTATTGGTCGTACCGTTCACTGCTGCGAATTGCAGGATATCCTGCAAAATCAATACAGTGCACTGATCACTAATATCGGCAAAGGCGACCACACCACGTTCGTGAAGCCGAACATTCCAGCAACGGGCGAGTTCAAAGGCGTTGGCTTCCTCGAAGCGCCGCGCGGTATGCTCTCCCATTGGATGGTGATTAAAGACGGCATCATCAGCAACTACCAGGCGGTCGTTCCATCCACCTGGAACTCTGGCCCGCGTAACTTCAATGATGACGTCGGTCCGTATGAACAGTCGCTGGTGGGTACACCGATTGCCGATCCGAATAAACCGCTGGAAGTGGTGCGTACCATTCACTCCTTCGACCCGTGCATGGCCTGTGCGGTTCACGTAGTGGATGCCGACGGCAACGAAGTGGTTTCAGTGAAGGTTCTGTAA
- a CDS encoding HyaD/HybD family hydrogenase maturation endopeptidase — MRILVLGVGNILLTDEAIGVRIVEALEQRCILPDYVEILDGGTAGMELLGDMANRDHLIIADAIVSKKNAPGTMMILRDEEVPALFTNKISPHQLGLADVLSALRFTGEFPKKLTLVGVIPESLEPHIGLTPTVEAMIEPALEQVLAALRESGVEAIPREAAHD, encoded by the coding sequence ATGCGTATTTTAGTCTTAGGGGTCGGCAATATTTTGCTGACCGATGAAGCCATCGGCGTGCGGATTGTTGAAGCGTTAGAGCAACGATGCATTCTGCCGGATTATGTTGAGATCCTCGATGGCGGCACGGCGGGAATGGAACTGCTTGGCGACATGGCAAATCGCGATCATCTGATCATTGCCGATGCCATTGTGTCGAAAAAGAACGCGCCGGGAACGATGATGATCCTGCGGGACGAAGAAGTTCCGGCGTTGTTTACCAACAAAATCTCTCCGCATCAGCTTGGCCTGGCCGACGTATTGTCGGCCCTGCGCTTCACCGGCGAGTTTCCGAAAAAGCTGACTCTGGTCGGCGTGATCCCGGAATCGCTGGAGCCGCACATCGGTTTAACGCCGACGGTCGAAGCAATGATTGAACCTGCGCTTGAGCAGGTTCTGGCTGCGCTGCGCGAATCAGGCGTGGAAGCCATCCCGCGGGAGGCAGCACATGACTGA
- the hybE gene encoding hydrogenase-2 assembly chaperone: MTEEIAGFQTSPKAQVQAAFEEIARRSMHDLSFLHPSMPVYVSDFTLFEGQWTGCVITPWMLSAVIFPGPDQLWPLRKVSEKIGLQLPYGTMTFTVGELDGVSQYLSCSLMSPLSHSMSIEEGKRLTDDCARMILSLPVTNPDVPHAGRRALLFGRRSDENA, translated from the coding sequence ATGACTGAGGAGATTGCTGGTTTCCAGACCTCCCCAAAGGCGCAAGTACAGGCAGCGTTTGAAGAAATTGCCCGGCGTTCGATGCACGACCTCTCGTTTCTGCATCCTTCCATGCCGGTGTATGTTTCCGATTTTACGCTGTTCGAAGGTCAGTGGACGGGGTGTGTGATCACCCCGTGGATGCTGAGTGCAGTGATCTTCCCCGGCCCGGATCAACTCTGGCCGCTGCGCAAAGTGAGTGAGAAGATCGGTCTGCAACTGCCTTATGGCACTATGACCTTTACCGTTGGCGAACTGGACGGTGTTTCGCAATACCTCTCTTGCTCGCTGATGTCGCCGCTTTCGCACAGCATGTCGATTGAAGAGGGCAAACGCCTGACGGATGACTGCGCGCGAATGATTCTTTCGCTGCCAGTCACGAATCCGGATGTGCCACACGCAGGGCGTCGCGCCCTGCTGTTTGGCCGCAGGAGTGATGAAAATGCATGA
- the hypA gene encoding hydrogenase maturation nickel metallochaperone HypA has translation MHELSLCQSAVEIIQRQAEQHDVKRVTAVWLEIGALSCVEESAVRFSFEIVCQGTVAQGCDLHIVYKPAQAWCWDCSQVVEIHQHDAQCPLCHGERLRVDTGDSLIVKSIEVE, from the coding sequence ATGCATGAGTTGTCGCTTTGCCAGAGCGCCGTTGAAATTATCCAACGGCAGGCGGAGCAGCACGATGTTAAGCGCGTCACCGCCGTGTGGCTGGAAATTGGCGCGCTCTCCTGCGTTGAGGAGAGCGCGGTTCGTTTTAGTTTTGAAATTGTCTGCCAGGGAACGGTGGCGCAAGGGTGCGATTTACATATCGTCTATAAACCCGCCCAGGCCTGGTGCTGGGATTGCAGCCAGGTAGTGGAGATTCATCAGCACGATGCGCAGTGTCCGCTCTGTCATGGCGAGCGGTTGCGTGTCGATACCGGCGATTCGCTGATCGTCAAAAGTATTGAAGTTGAATAA
- the hybG gene encoding hydrogenase maturation factor HybG, with translation MCIGVPGQVLAVGEDIHQLAQVEVCGIKRDVNIALICEGNPADLLGQWVLVHVGFAMSIIDEDEAKATLDALRNMDYDITSA, from the coding sequence ATGTGTATTGGCGTTCCTGGCCAGGTGCTGGCCGTCGGTGAAGATATTCACCAACTTGCGCAGGTTGAAGTTTGTGGCATCAAGCGCGACGTGAATATCGCCCTGATTTGCGAAGGCAATCCGGCTGATTTGCTGGGCCAGTGGGTGCTGGTGCACGTCGGGTTTGCCATGAGCATCATTGATGAAGATGAAGCCAAAGCCACATTAGACGCGCTGCGCAATATGGATTACGACATTACCAGCGCGTGA
- the yghU gene encoding glutathione-dependent disulfide-bond oxidoreductase, giving the protein MTDNIYQPAKVWTWDKSAGGAFANINRPVSGPTHEKTLPVGKHPLQLYSLGTPNGQKVTIMLEELLALGVTGAEYDAWLIRIGDGDQFSSGFVEVNPNSKIPALRDHTHNPPIRVFESGSILLYLAEKFGYFLPQDLAKRTETLNWLFWLQGAAPFLGGGFGHFYHYAPVKIEYAINRFTMEAKRLLDVLDKQLAQHKFVAGDEYTIADMAIWPWFGNVVLGGVYDAAEFLDAGSYKHVQRWAKEVGERPAVKRGRIVNRTNGPLNEQLHERHDASDFETNTEDKRQG; this is encoded by the coding sequence ATGACAGACAATATTTATCAGCCCGCGAAAGTCTGGACGTGGGATAAATCTGCTGGCGGCGCGTTCGCCAATATCAATCGCCCGGTTTCTGGTCCGACGCATGAAAAAACGCTGCCTGTTGGCAAGCACCCGTTGCAACTTTATTCGCTGGGTACGCCAAACGGTCAGAAAGTAACGATTATGCTCGAAGAGCTGCTGGCGCTGGGCGTCACCGGCGCAGAGTACGATGCCTGGCTGATTCGCATTGGCGATGGCGATCAATTCTCCAGCGGTTTTGTCGAAGTGAACCCGAACTCGAAAATCCCGGCACTGCGCGATCATACGCATAATCCGCCGATCCGCGTGTTTGAGTCAGGTTCGATTCTGCTTTATCTGGCGGAGAAATTTGGCTACTTCCTGCCGCAGGATCTGGCGAAGCGCACTGAAACGTTGAACTGGCTGTTCTGGTTACAGGGTGCTGCGCCGTTCCTCGGTGGTGGTTTTGGTCACTTTTACCATTACGCGCCGGTGAAAATTGAGTACGCCATTAACCGCTTTACTATGGAAGCCAAGCGTCTGCTCGACGTGCTGGATAAGCAACTGGCGCAGCATAAGTTTGTGGCGGGCGATGAGTACACCATTGCTGATATGGCAATCTGGCCGTGGTTTGGCAACGTGGTGTTAGGCGGCGTGTATGATGCCGCAGAGTTTCTTGATGCGGGTAGTTATAAACACGTGCAACGCTGGGCGAAAGAAGTGGGTGAACGTCCGGCGGTGAAGCGTGGGCGTATTGTTAACCGCACCAACGGACCGCTGAATGAGCAGTTGCATGAGCGCCATGACGCCAGTGATTTCGAGACAAATACAGAAGATAAGCGTCAGGGGTAA
- the gss gene encoding bifunctional glutathionylspermidine amidase/synthase: MSKGTTSQDAPFGTLLGYAPGGVAIYSSDYSSLDPQEYEDDAVFRSYIDDEYMGHKWQCVEFARRFLFLNYGVVFTDVGMAWEIFSLRFLREVVNDNILPLQAFPNGSPRAPVAGALLIWDKGGEFKDTGHVAIITQLRGNKVRIAEQNVIHSPLPQGQQWTRELEMVVENGCYTLKDTFDDTTILGWMIQTEDTEHSLPQPEIAGDLLKISGARLENKGQFDGKWLDEKDPLQNAYVQANGQVINQDPYHYYTITESAEQELIKATNELHLMYLHATDKVLKDDNLLALFDIPKILWPRLRLSWQRRRHHMITGRMDFCMDERGLKVYEYNADSASCHTEAGLILERWAEQGYKGNGFNPAEGLINELAGAWKHSRARPFVHIMQDKDIEENYHAQFMEQALQQAGFETRILRGLDELRWDAAGQLIDGEGRLVNCVWKTWAWETAFDQIREVSDREFAAVPIRTGHPQNEVRLIDVLLRPEVLVFEPLWTVIPGNKAILPILWSLFPHHRYLLDTDFTVNDELVKTGYAVKPIAGRCGSNIDLVSHHEEVLDKTSGKFAEQKNIYQQLWCLPKVDGKYIQVCTFTVGGNYGGTCLRGDESLVIKKESDIEPLIVVKE; the protein is encoded by the coding sequence ATGAGCAAAGGAACGACCAGCCAGGATGCCCCGTTCGGGACATTATTGGGCTACGCCCCCGGTGGTGTAGCAATCTACTCTTCAGATTACAGTTCTCTCGATCCGCAGGAATACGAAGATGACGCCGTATTCCGTAGCTATATCGACGATGAATATATGGGCCACAAATGGCAATGTGTTGAATTTGCTCGCCGTTTTCTCTTTTTGAATTACGGTGTGGTCTTCACCGATGTGGGCATGGCGTGGGAGATTTTCTCATTGCGCTTCCTGCGTGAAGTGGTTAACGACAACATCCTGCCATTGCAGGCATTTCCTAACGGCTCGCCGCGTGCACCGGTCGCAGGAGCGCTTCTTATTTGGGATAAGGGCGGTGAATTTAAAGACACCGGCCATGTCGCCATCATTACCCAATTACGCGGCAATAAAGTCCGTATTGCGGAACAGAACGTGATTCATTCTCCATTGCCGCAAGGGCAACAGTGGACGCGTGAGCTGGAAATGGTGGTCGAAAACGGCTGCTATACCCTGAAAGACACCTTCGATGACACCACCATCCTGGGCTGGATGATCCAGACAGAAGATACCGAACACAGTTTACCGCAGCCGGAAATTGCAGGTGATTTGTTGAAAATCAGCGGGGCGCGGCTGGAAAACAAAGGCCAGTTTGACGGCAAATGGCTGGATGAAAAAGATCCGCTACAAAACGCCTACGTGCAGGCGAACGGTCAAGTGATCAATCAGGATCCGTATCATTATTACACCATTACCGAGAGTGCCGAGCAGGAGCTGATTAAAGCCACCAACGAGCTGCACCTGATGTATCTCCACGCCACCGACAAGGTGCTGAAAGATGACAATCTGCTGGCGCTGTTCGACATTCCGAAAATCCTCTGGCCGCGTTTGCGTCTCTCCTGGCAGCGTCGCCGTCACCATATGATCACCGGTCGTATGGATTTCTGCATGGATGAGCGCGGCTTGAAAGTCTATGAATATAACGCCGATTCTGCCTCCTGTCATACTGAAGCGGGCTTGATCCTCGAACGTTGGGCGGAGCAAGGCTATAAAGGCAACGGCTTCAATCCGGCTGAAGGGCTGATTAACGAACTGGCTGGTGCCTGGAAACACAGTCGTGCACGTCCGTTTGTCCATATCATGCAGGACAAAGATATCGAGGAGAACTATCACGCGCAGTTTATGGAGCAGGCGCTGCAACAGGCGGGCTTTGAAACGCGTATCTTGCGCGGGTTAGACGAGCTGCGCTGGGATGCTGCCGGGCAACTGATTGATGGGGAAGGGAGACTGGTTAACTGCGTGTGGAAAACATGGGCATGGGAAACCGCGTTTGATCAGATTCGCGAAGTCAGCGACCGTGAGTTTGCTGCGGTGCCGATCCGTACCGGCCATCCGCAAAATGAAGTGCGCCTGATAGACGTTCTGCTGCGTCCGGAAGTACTGGTCTTTGAGCCGCTGTGGACGGTGATCCCTGGCAACAAAGCGATTCTGCCGATCCTCTGGTCGTTGTTCCCGCACCATCGCTACCTGCTGGATACCGATTTCACCGTTAATGATGAGCTGGTGAAAACCGGTTACGCCGTGAAGCCGATTGCCGGTCGCTGTGGCAGCAATATCGACCTCGTCAGCCATCATGAAGAGGTGTTGGACAAAACCAGCGGTAAATTTGCCGAGCAGAAAAACATTTACCAGCAGTTGTGGTGTCTGCCAAAAGTGGACGGTAAATACATTCAGGTATGTACCTTCACTGTTGGCGGTAACTACGGTGGGACTTGCTTGCGCGGAGATGAATCACTGGTCATCAAGAAAGAGAGTGATATTGAACCGTTAATTGTGGTGAAAGAGTAA
- a CDS encoding dTMP kinase, with product MQSITSPLIAVIGSDGSGKSTVCEHLITVVEKYGAAERVHLGKQAGNVGRAVVKLPLMGKSLNKSIERNKVKTAKKLPGPVPALVITAFVARRLLRFRHMLACRRRGLIVLTDRYPQDQIPGAYDGTVFPPNVEGGRFVSWLASQERKAFHWMASHKPDLVIKLNVDLDVACARKPDHKRESLERKIAITPQLTFGGAQLVDIDANQPLEQVLIDAEKAIRDFMTARGYH from the coding sequence ATGCAATCAATAACCTCTCCGTTAATTGCCGTTATCGGCAGTGATGGTTCAGGCAAGTCAACGGTGTGTGAACATCTCATTACCGTTGTCGAAAAATATGGTGCCGCAGAAAGAGTTCATCTCGGGAAACAAGCAGGGAATGTGGGGCGAGCAGTAGTCAAATTGCCCTTAATGGGGAAATCACTTAATAAATCTATTGAACGCAATAAAGTGAAAACGGCGAAAAAATTACCGGGTCCCGTTCCGGCGCTGGTAATTACAGCATTTGTCGCCCGTCGCTTACTACGCTTTCGCCATATGCTTGCCTGTCGTCGTCGCGGGTTAATTGTTTTAACCGACCGTTATCCGCAAGACCAAATTCCTGGCGCTTACGATGGTACGGTGTTCCCGCCTAACGTTGAAGGCGGTCGTTTTGTCTCATGGCTGGCAAGTCAGGAACGTAAGGCGTTTCACTGGATGGCTAGCCATAAGCCTGATCTGGTCATCAAACTCAATGTCGATCTGGACGTTGCCTGCGCGCGTAAACCCGACCACAAAAGGGAATCGCTGGAAAGGAAGATAGCCATAACGCCGCAGTTAACCTTTGGCGGTGCACAACTGGTTGATATCGATGCCAATCAGCCGCTGGAGCAGGTGCTGATTGATGCGGAAAAAGCGATTAGGGATTTTATGACGGCACGAGGTTATCACTAG